The window CGGCGGCCAAGGTGGGCGGCAAAATCACGCCCGCGGACTCACCAATGCTTTGGCCGAATCGATGTTCGGCCCGCAGCTTGAGATACAACCCTTCGTGGACACCGAGCTTTCCAAGATCCAGGTTTGCCACATAGTCACCGTGGCCTCCGTAACGGGCGGTTTCTTCGAGACCACCGCTGACCGTGCCAAAGTAGTACTGGGTCAAATTGTTTGAAAATGTGATTCCACTGTCCGCGAGACATTGGCGAATCGATTTGCAAAGGCAATCCTCACCCAAACAGTTTTCGCCGCAGCACAAGGCGGAATCACAAGACAACGAATCGCATCCGAGCGAATCACACCCGAACAACGGAGAACAATCGTCCACCTGAGCATGCGCAGCTTGCACACCAAAACTCGCCAAAATGAAGGCGGCGCAAAGAACAACCTTCGCAATGTGAAGCTTCTGTGCAGATTGGTTTTGGTCCATCGAGGTGCCTCGAAATCGCTCAAAAAAGGCTTCATTGTCCAAACAATTCACACCCTCCATTTCGGTTGTTTGAGCACCGGAACCGTTCATTTCCTGAATGCTAAAAAACAATGCTTCGGAAATTTCGCTGGAAGATCAAGTTCTGCGGATTATCTGGTCTTCGGCAGGAGCAATTCGCGACCCGACTCTTTAAGATTAGAGGACGATCATCGGCGGCATTTGCCCTGCTCCGACCTCTCTTTTCAACTGCTGGCTGGAACACTCACAAATGAATTCAGGCCCCACACTGCTGCTCGGTGCATGCCTCACCGCGGCGATTTTCGGATCGACCACTCCCGGCCTCGTCGCACAAGACAGCCAACCGACCGTTGCCGAATCTCCTTTGGCTTCGCCGGTTCGCGAAAGGCTGGAACAATACGCCAACGCGTTCAATGATCGCAAATTGGATTCACTCGGCCAGTTCCTCGCGGCGGACGTTCATTACCAAGATGAAACATCAGGGCGAACGGCACACTCCTCCACCGAATTGATTGATTTGATCCGAACCGCCGTGGAGGCCGAGCCAACGCTCAAACTCAGTGCGAGCGTCGAAGACATCGAACAGACCGATCCCAATCAGGCGACCGTTCGCGGAACGACAACGCTGACATCCGAAGATGCCCCCGACGAAGTTTCCTCATTCGAGATAGCGTTGGTAAAAACATCAGAAGGTTGGACTATCAAATCGATCACCGAACGATCGATTGACTCCGCTGCATCCGCAAACCCGATCGAGTCGCTCACCTGGCTGGTGGGAACTTGGAAAGAGGACGCCGAGGATGGACTGAACAGCCGCATTGAATTCTTACCCGGGAATCGTTTCCTGCGTCGCACGTTTCAGATGGGATCGAGTGCTGAACCTATCGGCTACGAGATGATTGGCTATGACCCACGATCCAACCTTGTGAAATCATGGACCTACTTTGCCGATGGCAGCTTTGGCAGTGGTCACTGGGCAGGCGAGGAGGATCATTGGCGAATGGAGATGACACAAACTCTCGCCGACGGTGGACAAGCGACCGCGACGTGCATTGTTCGACCAATTGATCAAGACACGATGACCGTTCGAATCATTTCGCGTGTCGTCAATGGTCAACCACTTCCCAACGGCAAGGCCGTCACGCTGACCCGGCAAACAGAAACCTCATCGACCATCGAACCTTCGACCAACACCGCGACCCCATCGGGAGCCAACCAATGAATCTTTTGATCAATCAAATGCAGCCTCTGCGTTGGGTGTCGGTCTGCATCGCTTTGTCCATCAGCACCATGCTGCAACCATCGCTCGATGCCGGCGGATTTGGCGGGCGAGGCGGCGGTGGAGGCGGTCGATCGTTTGGAGGCGGCGGAGGGGCACGACCCAGCATGGGTGGAGCTCGTCCGAGCATGGGCGGAGGTGCGAACTTCAATCGCGGAAACATGGGCGGCAACTTCAGTGGTGGCAACCGCATGCCCGTCAATCGACCTCAGACCAGCATGCCACATGTTGGCGGCAACAACTTCAGTCGCCCGAACATCAGCCCACCTAACTTCAATACAAACCGTCCCGGAACCAGCCGTCCCAGCACCGGAATTCCTAACACCAGTCGGCCAAGCATTCCCAGCACCGGATCACGCCCGTCTCGGCCAGGCACGTCGCGTCCTGATCTCTCTCGCCCTGGCTCGAACCAACCCGGAGTCACACGTCCGGGCGGCAACCAGTCCAATCGCCCCGATCGCCCCAGCACCCTGCCCGGCAACCGTCCCGAGCTGGACCGTCCTGGTTCGAATCGCCCCGGATCGAATCGCCCCGGCTCCGACCGACCAGGCTCCAATCGACCAAACATTGATCGTCCAAACACCAGTCGGCCGAATCTGCCCGGCGGAGATCGTCCCGGCGGAAGCACTCGCCCCGGTATGCCCGACTTTGGAAAACTTCCTGGGGGGCGTCCATCCGCTGGAGATGTCGGCAACTTCCTTGGGATTGATGGTCCTCTGCGTCCCGGCGGCAACGAACGTCCAAACTTGTCTGATCGCCCGGAACGACCAAACCGACCCGGTACGGGTGATCGGCCCGGCGATGGCAACCGACCTGGAATCGGAGATCGCCCAGGCAACGGCGACCGCCCGTCGCTCGCCGATCGTCCTGGGGCAGGAACACGTCCCGGCCTGGATCAGCGTCCCAATCCCGGTGATCGATTGCCGCCCGACCGTCGCCCAAACATCGACATCGGCGATGTCAACATCGGCAACAACAACATCATCAACAACAAAGTTGGCTGGGCGAACCTCGACAACAATCGAGTCAACCAGATCAACAATCGTTGGCAAAACCGAATGGCCAACGTCAGCAATTGGCCCACCATCCCGCCACATCGATTTGATCATTTCCATCGATGGGGCAATCAAGTTCGCCGAGGTTGGCACTACCATGGTTTTGGACCGAATTGGTGGGTTCGACACCCATTCCGGTTCTGTGGTTGGCACTACTTCTATTCGTATCGATATTACCCTTACACGTATTGGTGGAGCACACCGACCTATCCAATGGTCACCAACTGGTTCACACCAACTGCGTCTTCGACGACGCTCTCGCAACCGGTCTACTATGACTATGGCAGCGAAGGCAACGTGACCTATCAAGACAATCGTGTTTATATCGGTGGCGAAGAAGTGGCGACGACCGAAGAGTTCGCGCAAACCGCCGCTGACCTCGCGACCGTCGAAGCCCCCGAAGATGAAGAGTCCGCTGAACAATCCGAATGGCTCCCCTTGGGAACCTTCGCGTTGACGACGGATGCCGACGATGTTGACCCCGATCGAGTGATCCAGCTCGCAGTCAACAAAGAAGGAATCATTTCCGGAACGCTCTACAACCAAAAGACGGATGAGACTCAGGCCATTCAAGGACGAGTCGACAAAGAGACTCAACGGGTCGCTATGCGAATTGGCGAGAGCGAAGATGTCGTCGCTGAAACAGGCCTGTACAACTTGACCCAGGATGAAGCCTCCGTTTTGGTTCATTTTGGAACGAAGACACAAGACACTTACATGCTTGTGCGATTGCCCAGCCCCGAAGATTCCGACGAATCAGCGGATTCATCTGACGACGAATCCGGAGACACGTCCAACGACGAAAACTGATTCCTTTTCAACCACTCCGATGAGACAACACCATGCTTCGTCACTTCCTTCTCCTTGCCGCCGTCCTCTCGACCGCCTCGTTCGCCAGTGCCAAGCCTCGCACTTGGACCAGTGCTGATGGCGCATACAAATTGGAAGGTGAATTGATTGGATCCAATGACACCACGGCGATTTTGAAGCGACGTGGTTCCGGTCGCTTGGCCGCGGTCGAATTGAAAGATCTCTCCGAAGAGGATCGCGATTTCGTCAAGAAGCAAACCAAGGACGATTCTGAACGGGAATCCTCTGGCGACATCGAGATGCACACCTGGACCTCTCGAGATGGCCTGAAGATCCGTGCCAAAATTCTCGCTTATGGAAAAAAGGAATACACGCTGGATCGAAAACTGGGCGCCGTGACCATCAACGGCAAAGCCTTCTCAACCTTTGATCCGCTGCACCAGAAACTCATCCTGCGTGTCCTCAGCGTGCTTGAGAAAACGCCTCTGGAGAAAGAATCCGACCTCAACAAATTTGTCTCGCTCTTTGCCGGGCAACCCAAGACATACCCGCTGGAAGGTGTGTTGATGGAGTTGCCTTCGGGCGACCAAATCGCGGTCCCTTTCTTTATGTTTGGCGAAGAGGACCTCGACGTTCTTCAAGCCGGCTGGGAGAACTGGCAAAAGTATCACTCCGACGAAGAAGCTCGTGCCCGCGAAGATTTGATGATGCGTTCCGAAGCATCTCACTACCAGCAAACGATGGCGCAAGAGCAACAACGGCAACAATTGGAAGTCCTCAAGTTCAACATGGCTGCCGTGCGAACTGGACTGACATCCGTTTGGGAAGTCCAGATTGCTCCCAACGTGGGTATCTATGGACGGCCGACCAGTGTGATGGTGACCGCTCGAGATAGCTTGACCGCGACTCAAATGGTTCTGCCAAACTACCCGGGCTATTCCATGATCGGTGTCCGCAAAGTCAGCTATTGAAACTGGCACGACACATGTCGCCCTGCCCCCCTCTGAATCGTCAGGGCAGATAGAAACCGAACGTCATTTGCAACCGAGTCGCATCGGCTTGGTTGCGGTTTTGGTTCTCTCGATTTCCGTACAAATACTCGATTCCGATAAATACGCGGTCGATCGGGTTGTGAATCAGGTTCACCGCCAAATAGTTGGTTGAACGCAGGTTGGTTCCCGCCTGACCCGCAATCGGATCGAGCGTCAACTCGCTATAGGTCAGGTTGGATGTCAAGCGTTCGTTCCAAACGTGCTTCAGCCCGATCATCCATCCGAACATTGGCAAGATCTCGGCGGTGTTCGGGCCGGTGGACACCACATCGGGCGATCCTCGATAGCTACCGATCCCTTCTCCGAATGTGATCTGAGAATAAACCCGCGTGTCTTCCAGGAACTTGGCCGATCCGGTGAAGTTCAGTCCCCACGCGGTATCCGTCAGCACCGGATCCCCGACCGGCTGAAAACCTAATTCGCGAATCACAAACGCCGCCTGGAAATCGCCACGGTCTCGTTCTAATTTCACATGTGTGATCACATCAGGCGTTTCCGTACGTCCCTCTCCCGTGACACCGATTGGAATGTCAATTTCAATGCGTGGGTCTTCCAGCGAAACCGCCCACGACCATCCCGATTCACCCAGCGGCAGATCCAATCGAACCAAACCTTGACGTCGATTCACGTTCGAAACGGCGCCTTCGAAATCCAACGTTTGTGGAACGGCGGATGGATGCGTGAACGTGGTCCACGTTTGTCCTGCTGTGAAATAGCCCATCGTCCCGTAGGCGTGACGCAACCTCAGTGAGCCATTGCTACCATCCTCGCCACCGAAAAAGTCCGCTTCCACAAAGGCTCGGACTACCTCTTGCTGAACTTTCCATCGAGTATCGAAACTCAATCGCGACGAGCGTGCATGGAAGCGAGCATTCTTGCGGTCCGCGGCACCAACAGGAATCTCACTGGTGTCAAACGAATCCACCGAGTCGATGGGATCAAAGTCGGAAATGAAATCCGCTTTGACAAATCCGCCAATCTTCAACGCGGCCTCTTCACCGTACACAACGATCCCACGATCAAAATCAGGAAACGCGGTGAAGTTGTTTTGCTGCTGCTCGCCTCGTGAACGATCAAACGAATCGGATGTAAAGGACTGGCGAACCGAACGCTCCAACAATCCTTCGTCCAACTCCTGCAAAACTTCCGTGACGGGCGATTCGATCGCGTCCAAACTTTCACTGAATTCAGTGAACTGCGTCAATAGCAACGGATCTTCCATTTGATCCTGCTCCGCCAATCGCAAGAGCGATGCGAAGCTGTCCTCCGCATTGAGCGGTGACGAGAGCAATCCAAGGCTGATCAAAAGAAAGAGCAATCGCCCGAAGGCAAGCTCAAAGATCGTCTTTGGGTTGAAGCTGGAACTCATGCATCTTCGATTGGGATGAATTCCTCGTAATTGCCAGCGATCAACCGGACACCAACTCGCTCCAACTGATTCGTACAACAACCCGCCAT of the Rhodopirellula baltica SH 1 genome contains:
- a CDS encoding nuclear transport factor 2 family protein produces the protein MNSGPTLLLGACLTAAIFGSTTPGLVAQDSQPTVAESPLASPVRERLEQYANAFNDRKLDSLGQFLAADVHYQDETSGRTAHSSTELIDLIRTAVEAEPTLKLSASVEDIEQTDPNQATVRGTTTLTSEDAPDEVSSFEIALVKTSEGWTIKSITERSIDSAASANPIESLTWLVGTWKEDAEDGLNSRIEFLPGNRFLRRTFQMGSSAEPIGYEMIGYDPRSNLVKSWTYFADGSFGSGHWAGEEDHWRMEMTQTLADGGQATATCIVRPIDQDTMTVRIISRVVNGQPLPNGKAVTLTRQTETSSTIEPSTNTATPSGANQ
- a CDS encoding chromosomal replication initiator protein DnaA, with translation MNLLINQMQPLRWVSVCIALSISTMLQPSLDAGGFGGRGGGGGGRSFGGGGGARPSMGGARPSMGGGANFNRGNMGGNFSGGNRMPVNRPQTSMPHVGGNNFSRPNISPPNFNTNRPGTSRPSTGIPNTSRPSIPSTGSRPSRPGTSRPDLSRPGSNQPGVTRPGGNQSNRPDRPSTLPGNRPELDRPGSNRPGSNRPGSDRPGSNRPNIDRPNTSRPNLPGGDRPGGSTRPGMPDFGKLPGGRPSAGDVGNFLGIDGPLRPGGNERPNLSDRPERPNRPGTGDRPGDGNRPGIGDRPGNGDRPSLADRPGAGTRPGLDQRPNPGDRLPPDRRPNIDIGDVNIGNNNIINNKVGWANLDNNRVNQINNRWQNRMANVSNWPTIPPHRFDHFHRWGNQVRRGWHYHGFGPNWWVRHPFRFCGWHYFYSYRYYPYTYWWSTPTYPMVTNWFTPTASSTTLSQPVYYDYGSEGNVTYQDNRVYIGGEEVATTEEFAQTAADLATVEAPEDEESAEQSEWLPLGTFALTTDADDVDPDRVIQLAVNKEGIISGTLYNQKTDETQAIQGRVDKETQRVAMRIGESEDVVAETGLYNLTQDEASVLVHFGTKTQDTYMLVRLPSPEDSDESADSSDDESGDTSNDEN
- a CDS encoding SHD1 domain-containing protein, with translation MLRHFLLLAAVLSTASFASAKPRTWTSADGAYKLEGELIGSNDTTAILKRRGSGRLAAVELKDLSEEDRDFVKKQTKDDSERESSGDIEMHTWTSRDGLKIRAKILAYGKKEYTLDRKLGAVTINGKAFSTFDPLHQKLILRVLSVLEKTPLEKESDLNKFVSLFAGQPKTYPLEGVLMELPSGDQIAVPFFMFGEEDLDVLQAGWENWQKYHSDEEARAREDLMMRSEASHYQQTMAQEQQRQQLEVLKFNMAAVRTGLTSVWEVQIAPNVGIYGRPTSVMVTARDSLTATQMVLPNYPGYSMIGVRKVSY
- a CDS encoding DcaP family trimeric outer membrane transporter, which translates into the protein MSSSFNPKTIFELAFGRLLFLLISLGLLSSPLNAEDSFASLLRLAEQDQMEDPLLLTQFTEFSESLDAIESPVTEVLQELDEGLLERSVRQSFTSDSFDRSRGEQQQNNFTAFPDFDRGIVVYGEEAALKIGGFVKADFISDFDPIDSVDSFDTSEIPVGAADRKNARFHARSSRLSFDTRWKVQQEVVRAFVEADFFGGEDGSNGSLRLRHAYGTMGYFTAGQTWTTFTHPSAVPQTLDFEGAVSNVNRRQGLVRLDLPLGESGWSWAVSLEDPRIEIDIPIGVTGEGRTETPDVITHVKLERDRGDFQAAFVIRELGFQPVGDPVLTDTAWGLNFTGSAKFLEDTRVYSQITFGEGIGSYRGSPDVVSTGPNTAEILPMFGWMIGLKHVWNERLTSNLTYSELTLDPIAGQAGTNLRSTNYLAVNLIHNPIDRVFIGIEYLYGNRENQNRNQADATRLQMTFGFYLP